TCAGCAATGCGACGAGTGTCGAAAAGCCCAGGACGTCGGACAGAAGCACGACCTCGTTGTGCCGTTCGTTGCATGCGTGTCCTGCGGCACGGACAAACGCGAGTCCGCGCTCAAACTCCTCGTCCGTCAGCTTCACCTGCTTCAGGAACGCGTGCCCGTGATCGACCAATGCATTGACGATCTCCTTCAGGCGAGCGTCCCGGGTTCCCACCATCGCCGCCTTGACGATCGCGGTAACGGACGCGGGATCGTCGGTAATCGCACTTGCAACTGCAACTGCCTGTTCCGTCATGATTTTCTCCATGCAACCGTTTGCATACATTGATGCAATAGTACTCGCCGGCCTGCTCCTATGGATAGAGCGTTAACCCTGAATTATGCGAAATCCACGATGATCATGGGTATCATTCTGAACGCAACCGTTTGCACAAATTGGCTCAAAGAATCGAGCATTGTCGACGATTGCATGCTGCCAGTACGTGAGGTGCGCGTTGGGACATGCAGCATGACGCCGCGACTCGACCCGCGCCGCCGCTCCGGCGCGGGTCGCAGCGCTGGATCGTTACTGCCCCGGCGCGGGCGAGTCGTTGCCACCTTTCTGGCCTGCGGCTTTCTGCTCTGCCCTTTGGAGGCTCTGAGGATAGTGATCGTCCTTGTTCATGCGATAGCCATTCTTCTCAAGCGTACGCAGTTCGTGGTTCCGCTTCAGCCGAGCCTCTTTGCGTTGCGCCTTGCGTTGCGCTTTCAGCTCCTGCTTCGACATCGGGGCGTCGGAGGTGGCCGACGTACCGCCCGCATCCTGCGCGTTCGCGACCGGCGCACCCAGCAGCACGACTGCCGTCAGGACTGCGAGTGTGAGCGGCGCCAAGCTGGACTTTTTCATGTGATTCTCCTTTTTCGTCGATGATCGACTGTCAATGGTTCTGCGTGCCGGCACCGGTTCGACTCGTATCGACCGCGGCCTCATCCGATTCACGCCCCCATCAAGTTACACGACAGCAAGATTATTTTTCTTAAGACACCTGAATTTTTATGATCGATGAAGAAAGCGACAGCCGGCATCTCATCGTGCGGGTAGCACGCTGTGCGGCCCGGTGCGGACGATGCACGCCTCCCCGACGTCATTCGGCTGCCCCCCCGACCTGACACTCGGGGTGACGCACCGTATCGGCGTACTTGGTCTTCGATGCGCCGCCCGATCTGAATCGTGTGGAAACACAATGAGCAATGAAAGCCTGTCGGGCCTTCGCCCGCTATTGCACTGAGGAACACAGCAATGAAGCTGTCATTCGAAGCCTTCGAGGCACTGGACGCGATCGACCGAACCAGCACGTTCGCCGAGGCGGCCACGATGCTGCATCGCGTACCGTCGACGCTCAGCTATCTGGTGCAGAAAATCGAGAGCGACCTGGGGGTCACCCTGTTCGATCGCAGTGGCCGTCGTGCAAGGCTGACGCTCGCAGGGCGTGTCGTCGTCGAAGAGGGTCGCCGACTGCTCGTTGCGGCCGAGCAGCTTGAACAGAAGGCGCAGCGGATTCAGGATGGCTGGGAGACCGAGTTGCGCGTGTGCATCGATGAAATTCTTCCGCTTGCACGATTCTGGCCATATGTGCATGAATTCGACGAGCTCGAGATGGACACGCGTTTACGCTTGTCGACCGAAGCGCTCGGCGGCACCTGGGATGCGCTTGTCTCGCGGCGCGCGGATCTCGTGGTCGGAGCAACGGGAGAGCCGCCCGCGCTGACGGACATCGTCGCGCGCCCGATCGGCACGATGCGCTACGTATTTGCGGTCGCACCGCATCACCCTCTCGCGAAGATGCCGGAACCGATTACGCTGCAGACCGTCACTCAATATCGTTGTGCAGTAGTCGGCGGTCCTTCACGTGAATCGCCCCCGCGCTCGTCGGCGTTCCATCCGTCTCAAGCTTATCTCGCGGTACCGACCCTTGAGACCAAACTTGCGGTGCAATGCGAAGGA
The DNA window shown above is from Burkholderia pyrrocinia and carries:
- a CDS encoding LysR family transcriptional regulator; translation: MKLSFEAFEALDAIDRTSTFAEAATMLHRVPSTLSYLVQKIESDLGVTLFDRSGRRARLTLAGRVVVEEGRRLLVAAEQLEQKAQRIQDGWETELRVCIDEILPLARFWPYVHEFDELEMDTRLRLSTEALGGTWDALVSRRADLVVGATGEPPALTDIVARPIGTMRYVFAVAPHHPLAKMPEPITLQTVTQYRCAVVGGPSRESPPRSSAFHPSQAYLAVPTLETKLAVQCEGLAVGTLPSSIAARAIDEGKLVARRVIGMRETAECYLAWRDDEAGCALQWWREKLDNPDLLERFMARQRQAG